Part of the Synechococcus sp. MU1643 genome, TGACAGGTCGCTTCATTGTTCTGGAGGGCATCGATGGCTGCGGCAAGACCACGCAGATCCGGCATCTGGTCGAGTGGTTGCCCAACAGCGGTCTGATGCCTAAGGGCGCTGCCCTGCTCTGCACCCGTGAGCCGGGAGGCACTCCCATGGGGCGCTCGATCCGTGAACTCCTGCTGCACACGGGAGACCAGGAGGCACCAGCTCCCACCTCTGAACTGCTGCTGTATGCCGCCGATCGGGCTCAGCATGTTGAAACGTTGATCCGTCCTGCTCTGGAGCGTGGTGATTGGGTGATCAGCGATCGTTTCGCAGGATCGACCCTCGCCTATCAAGGCTATGGCCGTGGTTTGGATCGGGACTTGATTCAGCGGCTCGAACAGATCGCCACCACGGGGCTGCAGCCCGATCTCACCCTCTGGCTGCGGCTTTCCGTTCAAGAGAGCCTGCAGCGCCGTCTCGGGGACGAGGAGGACCGAATCGAAGCTGAGGGAGCCGCATTCCTGGAGCGGGTTGCGCAGGGTTTTGCCCAGTTGGCTCAGCAGCGTTCCTGGTGTGCCGTCGCTGCAGATCAGTCCACCAGTGATGTTCGTGCTGCTCTGGAACGTCAGGTTCAGGAGCATCTGGCTTGAGCGCGCTGTTTGAGGATCTGATCGGCCAGCCCCTCGCCGTTGATCTGCTTTCGGCAGCCCTGGCTCAGGAACGCGTGGCCCCGGCCTACCTCTTTGCCGGCCCTGAAGGGGTGGGACGACAGTTGGCGGCGGTGCGCTTTCTGGAGGGACTGCTGGCCGATGGTCAGCCCTCGGCCCGGGAACGCCGACGCCTGCTGGAGCGCAATCACCCCGACCTGCTTTGGGTCGAACCCACCTATCAGCATCAGGGCCGTTTGCTGACCCGCGCCGAAGCCGAGGAAGCGGGGCTCAGCCGCCGCACCCCGCCCCAGTTGCGGTTGGAGCAGATTCGCGACATTGGCCGCTGTCTGGCCCGGCAGCCGGTGGAGGCGAAGCGCGGCATGGTCGTGATTGAGGCCGCCGAGGCGATGGCGGAAGCGGCGGCCAATGCCCTACTGAAAACGCTGGAGGAACCCGGCCATGGGGTGCTGATTTTGTTGACGTCAGCCCCCGAGCGGCTGCTCAGCACGATTCGCTCCCGGTGTCAGTTGATCCGTTTCCTCCGGCTCAACCCCGAGGCTATGGCTCAGGTGCTCGAG contains:
- the holB gene encoding DNA polymerase III subunit delta'; its protein translation is MSALFEDLIGQPLAVDLLSAALAQERVAPAYLFAGPEGVGRQLAAVRFLEGLLADGQPSARERRRLLERNHPDLLWVEPTYQHQGRLLTRAEAEEAGLSRRTPPQLRLEQIRDIGRCLARQPVEAKRGMVVIEAAEAMAEAAANALLKTLEEPGHGVLILLTSAPERLLSTIRSRCQLIRFLRLNPEAMAQVLERTGSTAQDAPELLALAAGSPGALIDHRRSLAGLPEGLVQRLDSLPDTPMEALTLARDLSEALDGEQQLWLIGWWQHRLWRSGSSAVMLKRLDTLRGQLLSFVQPRLAWEVALLDLTPSLL
- the tmk gene encoding dTMP kinase, with the protein product MTGRFIVLEGIDGCGKTTQIRHLVEWLPNSGLMPKGAALLCTREPGGTPMGRSIRELLLHTGDQEAPAPTSELLLYAADRAQHVETLIRPALERGDWVISDRFAGSTLAYQGYGRGLDRDLIQRLEQIATTGLQPDLTLWLRLSVQESLQRRLGDEEDRIEAEGAAFLERVAQGFAQLAQQRSWCAVAADQSTSDVRAALERQVQEHLA